The following are from one region of the Biomphalaria glabrata chromosome 4, xgBioGlab47.1, whole genome shotgun sequence genome:
- the LOC129925697 gene encoding uncharacterized protein LOC129925697, producing the protein MLGNLETNCFQSGIEKRNESPEKTNAPKKFRNTKHSEDSCSEEVGDVSEDDESSSHPPCRQSLSTLSSEGVLSEEDMTSDRSGHQDGSGDNGFLSTGSAENLQAELTKFTNIPDGLSDREKTVRKMKNKVNSPDRIFEKCDTETSSSSDECSDMTVSSTIHKTRSLETSTHW; encoded by the exons ATGCTAGGAAATTTAGAGACCAACTGTTTCCAAAGtggaatagaaaaaagaaatgagtcACCAGAGAAGACCAATGCTCCGAAGAAGTTTAGAAATACAAAG CACTCTGAAGATTCATGCTCAGAAGAAGTAGGAGACGTTAGTGAGGATGATGAATCAAGTAGCCACCCTCCCTGTCGTCAGTCTCTCTCAACTCTCAGTTCTGAAGGTGTGTTGTCTGAGGAGGACATGACTAGCGATCGCTCTGGTCATCAAGATGGCAGTGGCGATAATGGCTTTTTGTCTACGGGTAGTGCAGAAAATTTACAAGCAGAGTTGacaaagtttacaaatataCCTGATGGGTTGTCCGACAGGGAGAAGACTGTCAGGAAGATGAAGAATAAAGTCAACTCCCCTGACAGAATATTTGAA aaaTGTGATACAGAAACTAGTTCAAGTTCTGATGAATGCTCTGACATGACTGTCTCATCAACTATACACAAAACCAGATCTCTAGAAACTAGTACACACTGGTAG